The following proteins come from a genomic window of Miscanthus floridulus cultivar M001 chromosome 2, ASM1932011v1, whole genome shotgun sequence:
- the LOC136535946 gene encoding 17.9 kDa class I heat shock protein-like, with product MSLIRRGSAFDPFSLDLWDPFQGFPFGSGSSSLFPSFGGTNSETAAFAGARIDWKETPEAHVFKADVPGLKKEEVKVEVEDGNVLQISAERNKEQEEKTDTWHRVERSSGKFLRRFRLPENAKTEQISASMENGVLTVTVPKEEAKKPDVKSIQISG from the coding sequence TCGACCCCTTCTCCCTCGACCTCTGGGACCCCTTCCAGGGCTTTCCATTTGGCTCTGGAAGCAGCAGCCTCTTCCCCTCGTTCGGAGGCACCAACTCGGAGACGGCCGCCTTCGCCGGTGCCCGCATCGACTGGAAGGAGACACCGGAGGCGCACGTGTTCAAGGCCGACGTGCCGGGGCTGAAGAAGGAGGAGGTGAAGGTGGAGGTCGAGGACGGCAACGTGCTCCAGATCAGCGCTGAGCGCAACAAGGAGCAGGAGGAGAAGACGGACACCTGGCACCGCGTGGAGCGCAGCAGCGGCAAGTTCCTGCGCAGGTTCCGGCTGCCGGAGAACGCCAAGACGGAGCAAATCAGTGCGTCCATGGAGAACGGCGTGCTCACCGTCACCGTGCctaaggaggaggccaagaagccCGACGTCAAGTCTATCCAGATTTCCGGCTAG